The window CTTGTCGACCCTCGGTTGTTAAATTAACTAAGTTAAGACGTCGATCATTTGGTGATTTAGTCAAAGTTACCAGATTATACTTGACGAGCTTATAGACAAATTCACTAGTAGACTGGGGTGACATTCCTAGACGTGTTGCCAGTTCCCGCTGCGATAAATGGTCTTCATCAGCCAATGCTAGCAAAATCTTGCCTTGGCCTTGGACTGTTAGCCGTGGTCGAACTTGTTTGATGACATCATCATAGATTTTACTGAGTTGTTCGTACTCCGCCAATTTTCCGGCGGCCAATTCTGCCTTGATTTTATTTGCCACGATTAATTATTCCATCCATTGCTCTCTTAAATATACAACATTCCAGGCTTTGAGAGACTGTCACTTGACAATTTAGTCAGATACCCTTACTATATATTTGATCCGGGGGACCTGATCAAATCATGGGAGGCCAAAATATGAGTAATGATAATGTGATCCAAGTAATGAATGTTCAGAAACGCTTTGGCAACAAAGTAGCGGTGCAAGATGTTTCTTTTGCCATCAAGAAAGGCGAGATTTTTGGCTTATTAGGTCCAAACGGAGCTGGAAAGACCACTATTTTAAGGATGATAACGACTTTATTACGCCAAGATGCGGGGAAAATTTTGTTGAACAACTTTGATACGCTGACACAAAGCCGTTTGGCACGCCAACAATTTAGTGTGACCGGCCAAACTGCAGCGATCGATCAGGATTTAAGTGCACGCGAGAATTTAATGATCTTCGGTAAGTTGAATGGGTTAACTGGTGCAGCCGCTCGTAGTCGTGCCATTGAACTATTAATAGATTTTGACTTAGTTAATTCAGCTGATCAAACATTAGCAACATTTTCCGGTGGAATGCGTCGTCGATTGGATTTAGCTGTTAGTTTGATAGGAATGCCCTCTATTCTTTTTTTAGATGAGCCAACCACTGGATTAGATCCGCGAACAAGAACACAGATGTGGCAGGCTATTCAAAAGTTGGTTGCCCAGGGTTCGACAGTTTTATTAACAACTCAATATTTGGAAGAAGCGGATCATCTAGCTAATCGAATTGCCCTCATTGATCATGGCCGAATGATTGCGATGGGGACCCCGAGTGAACTAAAGCAACAAGTCGGTGGTCTGCAACTTCGGCTAGAGGTGGACGATTTAAAATGGGTTACACAAGCCCAGACGATTATTCAGGATACTTTGGCAGTATCTATTCATGTAGACGAACGAACACTGACTGCATTGCTTAACAATACAGGAATGCAGCCAGTTTCACGGATTTTGAATCAACTTCAAGCTGCAGGGATTGCCATCAACAATTTTGCCATTGAAACTCCATCGTTGGATGACGTTTTCCTAAAAATGACGGTTGGCAAAAATTAAGGAGAAACAAATTATGAAATCAGCCACAACAAAAAATCTTGTTTTTAATAACATACTGACTATGACGCACCGTAACCTACTAAAAACTTTGCATAATCCCGATAATTTCAGTGACGTCATTATGCAACCTGTGATCTTCACATTATTATTTGGATACCTATTCGGCGGCGTGATTGCCGGTAGTGTTCACGCCTACTTACCAATGCTGGTATCTGGAATTCTGGTTCAAAGTATTTTAAACGCTGCTTCAGGTTCGGGACAACAACTGCGCGAAGATATTAACGCAGGAGTCTTTGACCGTTTCAAGACTCTGCCGATTTTACCAATTGTGCCATTGGCGGGTCAATTAGTTGGCGACATCTTCCGACTGTTACTTTCAGGAGTAGTGGCTTTAATAACAGCTTTTTTAATGGGTTGGCGGCCAACAGTTAACTTGCCGACACTTGTAGTGGCCCTGTTATTGGCTATCTTTATTGGCTGGTCTACCTCGTGGATTTTTGCCTTGGTTGGCCTAATTGCTAAGAATGCTGAATTAATTGGAAGCTTATCAATGATTATTATCTTAGTGATGACATTTTTATCCAACGCCTTTATTCCAACAAAGACGTTACCACGATTTATACAGACCTTAGTTAAGATTAATCCAGTCAGTTTGACGATTACTGCAATCAGAACAATTCTGAGGACTGGTCATTGGAGCATTAATGCCACTATGGTTCTTATTAGTGGAGGAATCATCATTTTAATATTTATGCCATTAACGGTTTTTATTTATCAGCGACGCCACTAAAAGAGAACAATTTTACCAGGGTATTAAAGTATTGCTATTTAGTTTTTCGATATTAACAATGCTTAATTTAATATAGTCATCATGAGGAAGGCTAATTTGCAGGCAACACTCATTTAAGTTGTGTAATTTTATGAACAGATAGTATTAGTAGTATTTTAAGTTTCGGACATTTCAAAAATAAAAATATTAGAACGTTTGAATGAGAATTGTGGTCTTGATCGTATAATCTATTTTTTATCTGTAAAAAACGATACTGGTATGCAGACGGTGATTAAAACAAAAGCACATAAATAAGTCTTTTTAAAAGCCTTGATTATTTGCCGGTTTTCTTCTTGTTTAGTCTGCTTGAAAATTTTTTGTAGTTCTTGTTTCTCTCCAATTAAAGAAATTACCTGTGATAAACTTTGTTGCTCGACTATAAACGTATTATTTTTTCCTGATTTTTTTGATTCAATAATCAGCTGCTGGTTTGCTTTGTATAGTTTGCGCAAGCCTGATCCTTTTTGTGGTTTCGGTATAGATTTTTTTCGTAGAAAAACATACTTTATCCTGGATTTTGCAATTAATAATTTTTGTTTTTCCAAAGCATTATTATAATTAGACAAAACAAAAAGCTTTTTAACTTGGCGTTTTGAAATCTGTTTAAGTGGGTCGGAAATATTACTTTTTTCGATTACTTTGATTGAATAAGATTGGGTTTGTTGAAATGAATAGTCGATATTGTTGTTTAACAAGCCTACCAATAGGGCAATCCCCAGGCAAGTGCCCAACTGTCGGCCTGCGTTGACCATACCTGAGGCAATACCGGCTTTTTCCTCCGGAATATATTGAACTGCTGAGATTAAGGCAAGACTAGATAAACCAAAACCTAGGCCTAAGACACACATGTCGAAAGCCATCGTAAATACAGACATATCCATACTTAATTGTGTTAATAGCAACAAGCTGATACTAGTTAGGAATACGCCAAATACTATGACCCAACAATAATTCAATTTCTGACCAAGCTGGCTGCCGATCGGCATGGCAATCATTGTCATGATTGAAGTGAACATAATAATGTAGGCGGCATGTAGAGGCGAATAGTTTTTGATGTTTTCCAAAAAGAAATTGAACACCACCGAAGAGCATACAATTGTAAAACCGCAAAGAAAGTAAATTACTGTCGAACTAAAAAATGTAGGATCTTTGAAGAGCTTATATTCAATTAAGGGCTCAGCCTTCTTTCTCTCAGTAATAACAAATAAACAAGTTGATAATATAGATCCAAACAACATTAAAAGAATCTTCTTAGAAAGCCAACCGTAGTCGTAGCCTTTAAGCAAAACAAAGGTAAGAAAAAATAAGGCAATGCTCAGTAGGATAATCCCAATCAAGTCAATTCTTTTAGAAACGCTTTCATCAAAGGATTCGCCGAAGCAAACAGCGATTAAAACAATCGTGATTAAAACAATGGGAACGTTAATATAAAAAATGGCATGCCAGGACCACAAATGAATTAAAAGCCCTCCGATGACAGGGCCAGAGGCTGCCGCAATTGCCGCAACTGCCCCGATAATACCAACTGACTTGTTTGCCTTTGCTCTGCCTAATAAATCTACAGCGAGGGGTATTTCAACCGGCATAGCAATTGCGCCCCCAATCCCTTGGAGAAAACGCATGGAAATTAAGAATGATAATGAACTTGATAGTGCACACATTAATGAGCCGAGACCAAATATTGATAAACCGATCAACATTATTTTTTTCCTTCCCAATTGATCGGCTAATTTGGCCGCCGGAATCATCAAAACGGATAAGATCAGGACATAAACAGTACTGACCCAGTTGCTATCGGTTAAATTCGTTTTAAAATAATCGGTTATAGTTGGCAAAGCAATATTTGTGATTGTTGTATCAATAGTGACAACAAACATAATCAAAGATAAAGCGACCAAACCGAATTGTTGTTTTCTTATCTTTTTTGTTTCCATCATTTCATTTACTTTCCTTATTAAAATTTGTATACTAACGATACAGTTTACCTAGTCAACAATTGGACAAAAAAATTGCTTATTTTTTTCTTTCGTTAACTAATTCTTGGAAAAGTTTTTCAGTTTTTTGACTAATTTCTTGGAGCTGTGTGATAGTTGGTTCTGGAACAGACATATAAATGTTGGAAATCCTCTTGTTTAAATCGCTTCTATATAGTTTTCTATTTTCATTAGCAATTTTACCGATGGCAGTTAAATTAACCGCTACTTCATTTTCAGAATTAACTGCAAATTTTTTTGTGACCAAGCCTTTTTTTACAAGTTTTTGAACCATTTTTGAAACAGCGCCTTTGGTGATAGCTAAATTTTCGGCAAGTTGATTTAAGTTACTGTCTTTTTTTCTCCCAATGGCAGCTATCATATGAATCTCGGATGGGTAAAGATCGATATGTGTTCCATAATTATATGTTGTCTTTTCTAGATCATTATATAAATGAACACTGCTTTCATAATGAGCAACCAATTCGTTGATAATTTCAGCTTTATTCATATTAAATACCTCACAAACTGTTTCCTTAGTAAACTAATTGTACACTTAAATATGAGAAATACAAAAAAGTCAAAATTTCTAAAATTTAGATAAAAATAAAATAGATTCTTGTCATAGGCTAATAAAAAAAGTTAATGAATCGATTGTTTGTGTATTCTCAACAACTTATTTTCGGATAATGTCGAGAAAAGCTCATCATAGTAAATCTTGGTTTTGTTTATTTGGGTTGCTTAGTTTTTTCTAAAACATTTTTAATGAAATATTTTTTTATTTCCAGACATGTACATAATTGAGTAAACGATGTATTGATTGATTTTCCATAAAATTAATTAAAATTCAATTTCGTTGTTTATAATTTATTGCATCATTAACTAACTATGAATCACACCAATAACCGGAAAAATATTAGACAAATATGGCGCTTACTTACCATTGATTATTGGCAACGCTTTGATATTGTTTTCTTTGATTGGCTTTACTTTTTTTGCATATGAAATCTCGATAGTTTTTATTATTATTTTCTATTTAATTTTGCGTGTCGGTATTGCTTTTAGTTTTGGAAATGTTATGAGTTCTGCTAGTGAATTGGTTGAAGCACAACAAAAAGGAGATATTAATGCTATTTTAAATGTCTCTCAACAGTACGGTGGATCATTAGGCACTGTTTTAGTTGCAGCGATTATTTCTTCACTTCAATTATCTAATTCTGATACATTGGAAACAATTCGAATTGGTTCAATGCTTGATTACATCCTTCTGACAATTTTGGCTGCCTATGCATTATTATTAGTGTTTTCTAATCAAAGAACCGAAAAAAAGCAAAAATAATCTTTTTCAATATTCATCTTTAGATTTAAAAGACATTCAATTTAATACAAATGTGAAAATAAGAAGACATTTAATTTTCAAATAAAGCACCATGAATTCAGACATTTTTATTCGAAAATAATTATTCTTATTTTCCTTTTATACAATAGTATGTAATAATTTTAACAATGAAAAAGGCAGAAATTTGTAAAAAATCCGGTCGGGTTTTCAAACAAATTAGGAAACAACGCAATATATCCATCTCGTCTTTGTCTGAAGGAATAATTTCTCCCTCTTCAATTAGCAAATTCGAAGAAGGCAAAACTCAACTTAGTTTTATTAATTTATCTCAGTTACTCATGCGGATGCATGTAAACTTGGATGAATTTTATTGTAAGACTCATACTGGCCAGGTTGATAGCTATACCAGTTTTCTTATTCGAATTAATTATCTTTATCATAGTAATGATCTGCCTGCCTTAAAAAAAATAGCAATTGAAAAAATTTCTAATTTTAAAACTGATAAAAATTTTGATAATTTAATAGAGTCATCTTCTATTTGCTCTTTAATAAAAGAAATTGATTCAAGCTTTCAAGTTGAGATCGAGATAAAGAAGGATTTGTTCAACTATCTTGATAAAGTCGAGCACTGGGATTTTATTGAATTTTCTGTTTTTAATAACTGCATGCGTATTTTTGATAACGAAATGA of the Oenococcus sp. UCMA 16435 genome contains:
- a CDS encoding helix-turn-helix domain-containing protein; translated protein: MKKAEICKKSGRVFKQIRKQRNISISSLSEGIISPSSISKFEEGKTQLSFINLSQLLMRMHVNLDEFYCKTHTGQVDSYTSFLIRINYLYHSNDLPALKKIAIEKISNFKTDKNFDNLIESSSICSLIKEIDSSFQVEIEIKKDLFNYLDKVEHWDFIEFSVFNNCMRIFDNEMIESALKEMLYLNLDNNPKNISRIVSTFSNAIDIFYRRKDYQKAKLLLGQIEKIVDDQSDLINRFKQKFFDNLLSLNEQQAQKNNCFLIEFLRTVGSNSLASSYEKYIEEYSFQQN
- a CDS encoding multidrug efflux MFS transporter, which codes for MIIGNALILFSLIGFTFFAYEISIVFIIIFYLILRVGIAFSFGNVMSSASELVEAQQKGDINAILNVSQQYGGSLGTVLVAAIISSLQLSNSDTLETIRIGSMLDYILLTILAAYALLLVFSNQRTEKKQK
- a CDS encoding MarR family transcriptional regulator, with protein sequence MANKIKAELAAGKLAEYEQLSKIYDDVIKQVRPRLTVQGQGKILLALADEDHLSQRELATRLGMSPQSTSEFVYKLVKYNLVTLTKSPNDRRLNLVNLTTEGRQEIESAAQEVPSFVKVLSDAELDQLSSLLTKITTAMYADIDSANSTLGAKFHKLFASRYLKQFKK
- a CDS encoding MFS transporter, which produces MMETKKIRKQQFGLVALSLIMFVVTIDTTITNIALPTITDYFKTNLTDSNWVSTVYVLILSVLMIPAAKLADQLGRKKIMLIGLSIFGLGSLMCALSSSLSFLISMRFLQGIGGAIAMPVEIPLAVDLLGRAKANKSVGIIGAVAAIAAASGPVIGGLLIHLWSWHAIFYINVPIVLITIVLIAVCFGESFDESVSKRIDLIGIILLSIALFFLTFVLLKGYDYGWLSKKILLMLFGSILSTCLFVITERKKAEPLIEYKLFKDPTFFSSTVIYFLCGFTIVCSSVVFNFFLENIKNYSPLHAAYIIMFTSIMTMIAMPIGSQLGQKLNYCWVIVFGVFLTSISLLLLTQLSMDMSVFTMAFDMCVLGLGFGLSSLALISAVQYIPEEKAGIASGMVNAGRQLGTCLGIALLVGLLNNNIDYSFQQTQSYSIKVIEKSNISDPLKQISKRQVKKLFVLSNYNNALEKQKLLIAKSRIKYVFLRKKSIPKPQKGSGLRKLYKANQQLIIESKKSGKNNTFIVEQQSLSQVISLIGEKQELQKIFKQTKQEENRQIIKAFKKTYLCAFVLITVCIPVSFFTDKK
- a CDS encoding ABC transporter permease, with translation MKSATTKNLVFNNILTMTHRNLLKTLHNPDNFSDVIMQPVIFTLLFGYLFGGVIAGSVHAYLPMLVSGILVQSILNAASGSGQQLREDINAGVFDRFKTLPILPIVPLAGQLVGDIFRLLLSGVVALITAFLMGWRPTVNLPTLVVALLLAIFIGWSTSWIFALVGLIAKNAELIGSLSMIIILVMTFLSNAFIPTKTLPRFIQTLVKINPVSLTITAIRTILRTGHWSINATMVLISGGIIILIFMPLTVFIYQRRH
- a CDS encoding MarR family transcriptional regulator — its product is MNKAEIINELVAHYESSVHLYNDLEKTTYNYGTHIDLYPSEIHMIAAIGRKKDSNLNQLAENLAITKGAVSKMVQKLVKKGLVTKKFAVNSENEVAVNLTAIGKIANENRKLYRSDLNKRISNIYMSVPEPTITQLQEISQKTEKLFQELVNERKK
- a CDS encoding ATP-binding cassette domain-containing protein, with protein sequence MSNDNVIQVMNVQKRFGNKVAVQDVSFAIKKGEIFGLLGPNGAGKTTILRMITTLLRQDAGKILLNNFDTLTQSRLARQQFSVTGQTAAIDQDLSARENLMIFGKLNGLTGAAARSRAIELLIDFDLVNSADQTLATFSGGMRRRLDLAVSLIGMPSILFLDEPTTGLDPRTRTQMWQAIQKLVAQGSTVLLTTQYLEEADHLANRIALIDHGRMIAMGTPSELKQQVGGLQLRLEVDDLKWVTQAQTIIQDTLAVSIHVDERTLTALLNNTGMQPVSRILNQLQAAGIAINNFAIETPSLDDVFLKMTVGKN